One Sphingomonas sabuli genomic region harbors:
- a CDS encoding cation:proton antiporter — translation MSEIPFMTIGLLLLVASLIAIGTRRIGLPYSVGLVAAGLAIAMIPDTPELPLSRELIFNVFLPPLVFEAALQLNWKKFRRELPVTLLLSFGGVAIATAVVAAGMHYLAGWSWIGAALFGTLIAATDPVAVIAAFKEMHAEKRLAIVVESESLLNDGVVAVAFAVLAGIAAGAPAEAATIVPEFAWTLIGGVLIGGAVAGAILLIAGRTRDHLVEITLTAITAYSSFLIAEHFHASGVLASLTAGLVVGNIGWMGAISDEGRPHVLASWEFFAFLANSFVFILIGMHEATQPIGLVSLQVASLAIGLVLIGRLLAIYPLAAVFAPTRLKLSLPYQHVLFWGGLKGALALALALALPANVPERMEIVVTAFIVVAFSIFIQGLTMPGLIRRLHLTRGSADPAEAASTETYEP, via the coding sequence ATGTCCGAAATTCCCTTCATGACCATTGGCCTGCTGCTGCTGGTCGCCAGTCTCATCGCCATCGGCACCCGCCGCATCGGCCTGCCCTACAGCGTCGGGCTGGTCGCTGCGGGCCTTGCCATCGCGATGATTCCCGACACGCCCGAACTGCCGCTGTCGCGCGAATTGATCTTCAACGTCTTCCTGCCGCCGCTCGTGTTCGAGGCGGCCCTGCAACTCAACTGGAAGAAATTCCGGCGCGAGCTTCCGGTGACGCTGCTGCTGTCCTTTGGCGGCGTGGCCATAGCTACCGCGGTTGTCGCAGCGGGAATGCATTACCTTGCCGGGTGGAGCTGGATCGGCGCGGCGCTGTTCGGAACGCTGATCGCCGCCACCGACCCGGTCGCGGTCATCGCCGCGTTCAAGGAAATGCACGCCGAAAAGCGCCTTGCCATCGTCGTCGAATCCGAAAGCCTTCTCAACGACGGCGTTGTCGCGGTCGCGTTTGCGGTGCTGGCCGGAATCGCCGCCGGGGCCCCTGCCGAAGCAGCGACGATCGTTCCGGAATTCGCCTGGACGCTGATCGGCGGCGTCCTGATCGGCGGCGCGGTGGCCGGTGCAATCCTGCTGATCGCCGGGCGCACGCGCGATCATCTGGTCGAAATCACGCTAACCGCCATCACCGCCTATAGCTCGTTCCTGATCGCCGAGCATTTCCACGCGTCGGGCGTACTCGCCTCGCTGACCGCCGGTTTGGTCGTCGGCAACATCGGCTGGATGGGCGCGATTTCGGACGAAGGCCGGCCGCACGTGCTCGCCAGCTGGGAATTCTTCGCCTTCCTTGCCAACAGCTTCGTCTTCATCCTCATCGGCATGCACGAAGCGACCCAGCCGATCGGGCTGGTCAGCCTGCAGGTCGCGTCGCTGGCCATCGGCCTGGTGCTGATCGGGCGGCTGCTGGCGATCTATCCGCTGGCGGCGGTGTTCGCACCGACCAGGCTCAAGCTATCTCTCCCCTACCAGCACGTCTTGTTCTGGGGCGGGCTCAAGGGCGCGCTGGCACTGGCGCTGGCGCTGGCGCTTCCGGCCAACGTGCCGGAGCGGATGGAGATCGTCGTCACCGCCTTTATCGTCGTCGCCTTTTCGATCTTCATCCAGGGACTGACGATGCCGGGCCTGATCCGGCGGCTGCACCTGACCCGCGGGTCGGCGGACCCGGCCGAAGCCGCGTCCACCGAGACCTACGAGCCTTAG
- the radA gene encoding DNA repair protein RadA, with product MAKAKSRYTCQACGSVTPRWQGQCPDCAEWNTLVQEAAEVTSIFAAKHNLQGGGRKIELVGLDAPAKLPERIASGVAEFDRAIGGGIVPGSAMLVGGDPGIGKSTLLLQICARLASAGRDVVYVSGEESAEQVRLRALRLGLGGAPVRLAAATSVRDVLTTMGESAPDLLVIDSIQTMHSDLIEGAPGTVSQVRASAQELVRFAKERGTAVILVGHVTKDGSIAGPRVLEHMVDTVLSFEGERSHQYRILRALKNRFGGTDEIGVFAMEGQGLAEVDNPSSLFLTRRDEPVSGASIFPAIEGTRPVLVEIQALVVRLASGATPRRAAVGWDSGRLAMILAVLEARCGISFATAEVYLNVAGGYRLSDPAADLAVAAALVSALSERPIPAEAIVLGEIALSGEIRPVAHAPLRLKEAAKLGFERAWVPKDVKPADGIGATHFANLRALVDQILGR from the coding sequence ATGGCGAAAGCGAAAAGCCGATATACATGCCAGGCCTGCGGGTCGGTGACCCCGCGCTGGCAGGGCCAGTGTCCCGACTGCGCGGAATGGAACACGCTGGTGCAGGAAGCGGCCGAGGTGACCAGCATCTTCGCCGCCAAGCACAACCTTCAGGGCGGCGGCCGGAAGATCGAGCTGGTGGGGCTCGACGCGCCGGCCAAGCTGCCCGAACGGATCGCCAGCGGGGTCGCGGAATTCGACCGCGCGATCGGCGGCGGGATCGTGCCCGGATCGGCGATGCTGGTCGGGGGCGACCCGGGCATCGGCAAGTCGACGCTGCTGCTGCAGATCTGCGCCAGGCTGGCCAGCGCCGGTCGCGATGTCGTGTACGTGTCGGGCGAGGAGTCGGCGGAGCAGGTGCGGTTGCGCGCGCTGCGGCTGGGCCTTGGCGGCGCGCCGGTCCGCCTGGCCGCGGCGACGTCCGTGCGCGACGTGCTGACGACGATGGGCGAAAGCGCGCCGGACCTGCTGGTCATCGATTCCATCCAGACCATGCACAGCGACCTGATCGAAGGCGCGCCGGGCACGGTCAGCCAGGTGCGCGCCTCGGCGCAGGAACTGGTCCGCTTCGCCAAGGAACGGGGAACCGCCGTCATCCTCGTCGGCCATGTCACCAAGGACGGCAGCATCGCCGGCCCCCGCGTGCTCGAACATATGGTCGACACGGTGTTGAGCTTCGAAGGCGAACGCAGCCACCAGTATCGCATCCTGCGCGCACTCAAGAACCGCTTCGGCGGTACCGACGAAATCGGCGTGTTCGCGATGGAGGGCCAGGGTTTGGCCGAGGTCGACAATCCCTCGTCGCTATTCCTGACTCGCCGCGACGAACCGGTCAGCGGCGCCAGCATCTTTCCGGCGATCGAGGGCACGCGCCCGGTGCTGGTCGAAATCCAGGCCCTGGTCGTGCGGCTGGCGTCGGGCGCGACCCCGCGCCGCGCGGCGGTCGGGTGGGATAGCGGGCGGCTGGCGATGATCCTCGCCGTGCTCGAAGCCCGCTGCGGGATCAGCTTCGCCACCGCCGAAGTCTATCTCAACGTCGCCGGCGGCTATCGGCTCAGCGATCCCGCCGCCGACCTTGCGGTCGCCGCGGCGCTCGTCTCCGCGTTGTCGGAGCGTCCGATCCCGGCGGAGGCGATCGTGCTCGGCGAAATTGCCCTGTCCGGGGAAATCCGGCCGGTCGCGCATGCGCCGCTGCGGCTCAAGGAGGCGGCCAAGCTCGGCTTCGAGAGGGCATGGGTGCCCAAGGATGTGAAGCCGGCCGACGGCATCGGCGCCACCCATTTTGCCAATCTGCGCGCGCTGGTGGACCAGATCCTCGGCCGTTAA